In the Scatophagus argus isolate fScaArg1 chromosome 11, fScaArg1.pri, whole genome shotgun sequence genome, TTGctcttaaaaatgtttgtatttatgtatatgtatgtgtccATTAAAAAGTTCAGTGTTCTGTACTATAAGACAAAAGCAGCCTGGATACTGTGTTAATAAAATGACACTATCGTATGGTAGTGTGTGCTTTCACTGGTCATTTGCTGAAGGTACACTTACATACAGGCAGACCAAAGCAAAAGATTCTGGCAGAGTGGCTCTTATACACAAGCATTTCAGACTGGAATGCTTAAGTGACTTGTTTGAGTTCAGAGTGTCGCGCCTTGggttttgtcttttgcttttggAGTCCATGTGCCGTGTTTCATGTtcgtcttgtcatgtgtttccacgCATTAGGTTCTAAgattttgtcatgtcctgttttattttgaaagcagtacttcccctgtgtgtctctttttcatgtagctttgctttgggttatcctgattgctttctcctccccttatgtgtttcacctgtttCTCGTTATGTTGgctatttagtcctcgtcttccccgtcactgTTTGCTGGGTTGTTTTTTGGGGTTCAtgctggattttgttttgttttcttttcttttcttttcttttcttgtctcgtctcgtctcgtctcgtctcgtctcgtctcgtctTGCCATGATTTTTGCCACAGCCTTTTGTTGTTCCttgtgccacagtgtgtgtgcctgtttagAGTTTTTGTGTTAtaattaaaagaatattattttggaccACTGGCTTTCTGCCCTTTATGGACTCTGCAAAagggttcagccctctgcgtcagcgacgcctTACCTTTTTGACACAAAGTGATTCTTATCAACTTTGCTTCCACAAATCACATATTTAAAGGACTTAAAATACTATCTtgcactgctttgctttttaaaattatatttacttTGCTTTTCATGATGACTGAAGTGCAAACAGCCACCATATGGAGTTAAACATCCACTGAACTCTGAACACTAATACCAACCCGAGAGTCTCTTTATTGTGATAACTGTCACCTCTAGGATTAGTAGGCATATGTAACTGATTAACTATTGCCATGATTATTGGTTGTCTGCTGGAAGACTGTCAGGGTTTTACATCAGGATTGGAAAACTTTGCTTCAAGTGATGATAACACATGGCTGACTTATTAGAGCCACACATAAAATAATCAGCAAtctaacagacaaacaaactggaCATGAACTTTGAAATTTGAGATAATCAAGGACAGAACTGACAGTTTATCTGACAGAATTATATTGTTAAATTACAGAAATGTCCTGTATGGGGAGTTGTTAACCAGTAGAAAATATCTACCCCATGTTTTTACGTGCTTGGCACCACCATCTGGCTGAACAGGATAAGCACTTTGTAGTTTGCCGCAGCATCGAAACAACATTGGCACacgagtttgttttgtttttttgtcataaaaggctctttttgattgatttgagaGGACTGAGCAGTTGGAAAGtcagatgtttatgttttttgaagattttaattaaatttactCTTTGAATGataatatttctgtgtgtcataAACCGCTCAAAATATTGTACGTGGTTATTTTTCGCGCTGGATTCTCAGCTTTGATCAGCTCATTATCATTCATAATTAGTTTCATTCCCCTGTCTATGAACTGCACGTGATAAGATGCTGCTTGGAGCTAATTTATTAAGTGCGGTCTGTCTCGTAATGAGGCCAAAAAAgacactatgtagacaaaagtatccagacacacctcttcatggaGGGATAGtctttcaggggttgggcttggccccttacttccagtaaagggaaatgcttcagcataccaagacgttttgggacaatgctatgcttccagctttgtggcaacagtttggggaaggcccttttctattctagcatgactgtgccccagtgcacaaacaagaggtccataaagacatgattggatgagtttggtgtggaagaacttgattagcccacacagagccctcaACCTCATCAAAGGCCTCTGGAATGAAATGAGACGGATAGCGAGCCAGTCCTATTCATCCAACGTCAGTGTCTGACCCAGAAGAGcgaaagctgttatagctgcaaagctgtctatttaaaatgagatgtcattaaagtctggTCTAATGGTCAAatgtcccaatgcttttgtcaaaataatgtattttaactATGCCAGTTCCCAAAAAAGTTTTTAGAAAACAGAAGGATTCAAAATACATCTTACAGATGTGTGGATGTGGTTTGAAGGGTTTACATAACCGCCCTCATTATTGCACAACAGTACATCACTGACATTTGCATGtaattctgtttctgtgtctccaTGCCCACACAAGAAGCATTTAAGATGCATTTTCAGTTATCTGTCTGAGAGAACAGAAACATATGGATTATAATCAAAGCAGCTGTCTACAGGATTTCCAAAAGTAATCATATAATTGTGTTTTAGGTTGTGTGAGCTGTTAAAGTACTTTTGAGTGCAAATCAAAACTGTCATTGAACAGATCCAGTGGAGATGGTGACAGAGGTTGATCGCTGCCACTGTTGATTTGTTGCCTTATGACATGCGGATTTCCTTTCAtgtttcaaaacataaaatgttatATGACTGTACTGCACTTAGGCAGGTGTGCAGTAATGATAAAACGAGTAACCTTTAAAGTGGGTTATAGAGAAATAAAAGTAGGATTTTATACATGCACTAATAAATATATGCTGTGATGATTAAACAGTTTGTAAAGGAAGTAAACATATCTAAATGTAATGATGGTGGCGTCCCTCTCCATGACACCAACCCAACCTGAGATTAACACGAACTTTGACATAAAACACAACTCATTTCCCCCCTGTAAGAATATTTGAAAAGGCTCTCTTGTCCCTCGTTCTGTGCGACAGGGAGAGAACACAGGAAACCTTGAGTTAAATGTGGAGCAAGCAGTCAGCAGGTAGCATTTCCACCATTTGTGAAACTAATCTCTACAATCAAAAGGTGATTTGTGGTAATGCTGCTGAGTAACACACTAATGCTAACAATGGTGGATGGGTGGACACCACAGAGTGACACTGTTATCCACAGAGTCAAGCAGCTGAGTAGctaaacacatttaatttcatacAAGTTGTCAGATGCCAGAATCAGTTTTCCACCTTGCTTTGTTAATGCACTTCAATTTTAAAAGTTATGTTTGAATATGCCCCTGAGTCACCTTTCTGGAATAGCCACAATATCAGTCAGACTGGGCAGCTCAGACGCAGTAAAATTTCTGGAACACATTCAATACGGTCAGAAAATCTGTCTCAGCAGAAGAATGAATGTGTCAGtgaattaaaatgcaaaaaaagacCATTTCCTTGAACGACAAAAACTGTGAATCAGCCAGTTTTGAAGTGAATAGAAACAGTATTTTTAACATAATGTGTTATTTGTGAGTgtcatttgtgttgtttgcagtgACTAACCATTAGCTGAATCTGCTGCTCATTTTGGCTTTATAGCTTTATAGCTTTAAGTTTATTGTCTATATAATTAGTGctgaaaggaggaaaacaatCCAAAAAAATCACCACACCACCAGTTATTCTACCTCAATTTTCAACTTCCATTCATGCCAACAGTTTGAATATGCAGGAAAGTGTAAGGGACTTACAAATTTAGAATGGAAGCAAGACCAGTCCCATACGAGCTCTCATACTAGTCATTTATTAACTCAAAGATCAACTGCAACCTGTTACTGCAAAGGTACAGATTGCGTGACTGTATAGAAGAAAGGAGGTGCCAAACTCTGAAAGTCGTGAGAGAAAAAAGGTTATGGATTGCGCACAGTGACTCTGCATCTAGAGATTATGAAACTTCCTCTCAATCAGACTCAGCTCATCCACTCCTCTCACGCACAGTTCAGCATTAGGTCAGCTTCCTTTTACCTTATGAACATTCCAGTTCCTCTCAGTTGCGGTCTTGCTTTGCTAAAAAGAAACGGGACGCGTTTGTCCAGGTATTACAGCCTGGTTCAGACTGGTGATGAAGGGCTGCGCAAGTTTCACTGGAGTGCAGTCAAGCCTTTCTAGAGCACTTTGGAAGCTGAGATATGATATTATCTGTATGTCTAAAACAAAGCTTGTACATCCTGTTGCACGCAAGTGTTATAGACGTATATTTTTTCTGGTCAGGTACATTTTTGGACTGTTTCTCTCCATCGACTTTCACAGTGTTTCTCTTGTTTGTACACAACTAATAAGGcaaataataatgaagaaaaagagagataagTTAAAAGTTGCAGAAATAGTTGCCTCCATTGTGACCTCAAACAGGCTTGAGGGGGAGTTATTTTAGACACTGTTTCTGACCATCCAATAATCACTTAGGTTGAAGCATTATGACTACTCTAGATGTCAGAGCACCCCAAAACCAAGATGGGGTCCTGACCAAATCGAGATCAAGTGAAGACCACTGAAAGACAAACGTATGATATCAAAATTTAATGTAAGTAGAATATGTGTATTGCATTAGTCGATTCTTAGACAAGAGCAAGACCTTCAAAAAGTGGTCTTGAGATTGGTCTCGCGATCAAGACCAGTTTCAAATACCACTACAACCTTTAACCTGGTTAAATCTGAGTGAGACTGAAATTATTCCACAATGCAAAAGATGAACATGAAAAAGTTACATTTCTTATATTTTAATCTACAAACTACTACTGCCCCCCAACTGcgtttatttattgttattttatttttttcccccaaaagtTAGCTTTCCCCAGCCACACTAAGCGTGAGATTTTCCAACTTTATCTGCTctgaaaaaaattgaatttctgagtaaaaaaagagaaatgggtTGTCAAATTCAGTCAGCTTTGTGTTTCAAAAGTAACAGTGTCTTTTTTGAGATAGATAGTCATTTACCTAAATCTGTGAAAGCACATGTGTCGCCCTGACAGGATTCCACAGTTGTATAACAGATAAAGCACATTGCCAAATAAGAGAATCTGGTAGtgttgtttgtgtcactgtCCCATAAATCTGAACTAACTTTACTTCTTCCTCTAATTACTGTATTCTCCTTCTTAATTCATTTGAATGAGTTAATAACTGAGAAACTCAATTAACTCAGTTTTACAGCCAGTGCAGTAGTTGCTCTTAATTTCTGAGGGAAATACAAGCTGGAACCAAGAGTAAAATTCCATGAATTACACAGTTGTTTGATGTTATCATCCCCCTCCAAAGAGGAGGGTGTTGGTGTCTTGTTACAGCTCGCTTTGCACGATATGGGTCTGTTGACAATGGGTATAGGTATACGTGTTCGCGTGTGActagagagagtgaaaaaatgtgttattgGCCCATTACGCAcgcatgtgtctgtttttcagagcgaggagagaaggagcagcaAAGTAAACAGAGAAACCTTTGTACCAGTCATTAGTATTGCAGGCTGCAAGCAAGCAGAGCTACAGTGACTTACATATGTTACAGACTGTAAGCTACTGGAGTAAATAATTTCatgtacaaacaaaaacttCCATTAACATATTGAATAAATGCAATAAAGAATATATTTTCTTACCAATGATATCTCTCATCTATGCTAAGATATTTCAGTGGCTAAACATACTATATTTATGCTTAGACTGCACTATTTTACAAAAGAACAGATCTGTCTCGCAGCTTGAGAATGTAAAAAGTGAAGGTTTCACCATGTCACTTGCAAATCTGTtgaaaataagtaaatacaCTAAGCATCGACAGGAAAGACCtgaattaaaaggaaaatatcCAACTTCcagtaagaaaataattaaCTGGAGACAAACTTTGAACTCCAGACCTCTCTACAAATTCCATTGGCAATCTCCACTCTCTCTCCGCCTTCCGGTGGTTGTATAATAGCCTGTCTGCAAAAAGCAGCTTTTGCTACCTCGAGAATTTAAACAAATACTTCCTCACGCACGCACATAAAGACACAGCAAGAGTTACGACCAGCTCTTACAACAGCCAGCTTGCAGTACAGAGAGGAGGCAATGAGAAGTGGGGTGTGGTTTCCTACACTGGGGCTGGTGGCCTGGCTGTGCTGCCTCAGTCTGGGGCCCGTTCAGGGGGGGAAGGTGCTGGTTCTGCCTGTGGATGGGAGCCACTGGCTCAGTATGAAGATACTTGTGAAGGAGCTCAGAAACAGAGGCCACGAGATGTTGGTGCTGGTGCCTGAAAGCAGCTTGTTGATAAAAGGCTCAGAGAGCTACAAGACTGAGATCTACCAAGTGCCCTATACCAATGCTGAGCTGGATAAAAGCTTCAGTGAACTGAGGGACGGAGTGTTTGTCAAGAACCCAGAAATCACAGATCTGTTTGTCAACGTGCAACGGTTAATTGACTTTACTTCCCTGCAGGTAAAAGGCTGCAAGAGTTTGCTGGACAACCAGTCTCTAATGAGTCGACTGAGGGAAGAGAAATTCGACCTTGTGCTTACGGACCCTTTCCTTCCATGCGGCCCCATCCTGGCTCACATCTTTTCCATTCCAGCTGTTTATTTCCTGCGAGGACTTCCATGTGAACTGGATATAAAGGCTAACCAGTGCCCCACTCCTCCTTCCTATGTTCCTGTGTTCTTCTCTGGCAATACAGACGTCATGACCTTCCCACAGAGAGTCAAGAACATGGTCACGTCTTTTGTGGAGTCCTACTTGTGCAAAATAATCTATGCCAATTTTGATGATCTGGCCATCAGCTATTTAGGAGACGACATGACTTACAAGAACCTTATTAGTCAGGGTGCTTTCTGGCTCCTCAGATatgacttttcttttgaatGGCCCAAACCAGTCATGCCAAACATGGCTTTTATTGGAGGTATCAACTGTGCAAAGAAAGCTCCTCTGCCAGCAGTGAGTATTTAAGGCAAATCATCTATACTTGCTTTGTGTTTAGAGACCTAAAACGCTGATACAATGAACACTACAATGCAAATCAGGAAAGCACCCCCAATCAATAATTTTATATGAACAGTTGACCAATGACAGTGTATGATGTGAGAGAGCTTGCTTGTAGTGATGAACCCGTGGGGAACTGTCACAGTTCTGCACCTctacaaaacatttcactcCTTTAGCTCATTGTTGTGGTTCCACCGGCCACATGCTCGGCTCTTGTCATCatcttttcttcagcagcagcaactaTTTTGAGCTATTCTCCACACAAAATACTCTGACAAAGGTGGCAACTTATCAATGAAAGTCATGGATGATCTACTTTTTACAGAGCCAGACATTTAAATCGGTGGTGATTAAAGGAAGTGAAGTAATGGTGGTAAAGGAAGGTATTGTTGGGTAGATACTGTATTGTGGTCAGAGAGGATGTAAttacaaatgcaaacaaaaggcAGGAGAAAGAGCATATGCACTGTGTACACTTGTCAAGTGTGCTCTGAAGGGAACAGCTGTGTGAGAGACAAGCACTTTGTCTGCatgtaatcaaatcaaaataataattaaaaaaaatacacagtttaTAGGTCATTGTATGAACATTAtacaacacataacacattcaGTAATCATTTACTTCCAGTACCTTTAAATTGTATATGGAGATAAAGAGATTATTCTGAGGAGCAAAACACTGGTGTTGAAATGATTACAAAGACTGTTTTGACTgataattttgatttattaaatgTCGGCTCATTATATTGTGAAAGAACAGGTTCGCCTACCCTTCAGGAagattcagtgtgtgaaatTTGAGCCAGCAAAAGCACATGAACTTTGACCAGCgtctaacaaaacaaatgggGGTCGAAAATACTCTACAAAGGCAAACATATTGTGGCTCTGAGATTACATAAAATAAAGGGGTAAATTCATGCTGAACCCATCCTGAAttcaatatactgtatttcaaTTCAGCATATGCAAATAATGCAATTAATGCATAACAGCAGATCTCAGGTGGAAATGATATTTGACTCCAccttaaaataaacatgtagtCATTGGTCATTGCCCAGTAGATATAATCTTTTATTATAAACAAACATCCACATACAATTTTTTTGTCACGTTtcttttttgtgcctttttcaACTTCCATGCAGGACTTGCAGGAGTTTGTGGATGGCTCAGGAGAAGATGGATTTATTGTCTTCACCCTGGGCTCAATGGTGGCCACCATGCCTGAGGAGAAGGCTAAACAGTTCTTTGATGCCTTTCGGCAAATGCCTCAAAGGGTAACAAAACAGCTTGAATCATCTCACTTAACTCAGTATCCTACTATCCTCCATGCCAGATATCTCTGCTAAATTTTGTTAGACTTTGTTAAACATACAGCAGAAGTTTAACAGCAAACGCTTACACATTGATCAAGAGATTGTCAAACCCTGCATAGACGCTGAAGCATCAGTCAGTTAGAACTACAGGATTTTGTCCTTTGCCTTATCTTATTGTAAACATGCCAAAGTCTCACTTTGTTACTTAAATATTTTGCatataaaatgaagaaattttATATTTCAGGTTGTGTGGAGATACACTGGAAAGCCACCCACAGATGCACCCAAGAATGTCAGACTTATGAAATGGTTACCTCAGAATGACCTCCTTGGTGTGTATATATGAAGTGCTGTTGTCATGTCATACATCATACCATTCAAACTAAGCAAAGTATATTCCAATGAAATCACCTACAGTTGGTTTGTGGTGCACTGGACCTCTGACTGTGGCTATTGTACTCCTCAGCCCATCCCAAAGCTAAAGTCTTCATCACTCATGGAGGCACCCACGGAATCTACGAGGGGATCTGTAATGCTGTACCCATGTTGATGTTTCCATTGTTTGGGGACCAGGGGGACAATGTGAACCGCATGACGGCCCGCGGTGTGGCAGAGAAACTGAGTATTTTTGATGTGACGACTGAACAGCTATTGGCTGCACTGAATAAAATCATCCATGACAAAAGGTAAGATGGAAATCCGAAAATTCCTTGTCGGTACAAATTAAAGGTGCCCTGTGGagtcatgtttcatgttatgTTTTCAAGCtgtaacatcatagcaacatcctctgcccgtcaaccctcacatcaactaaggaaaaactcccaaaaaaaacctttaacaaggaaaaaaatgtgagaaacctctgggtgagcaacagaggaggaatccctcacccaggacggcaggcgtgcaatggatgttgtacaggcaggaaagcagttaacaatatgagatatgggatagatggggaatgttcagtcaggggagagctgatggaggcagatgGAGGCAGgtcctggtgggcaggctgggccatGGACAGCAAGGAATggcaaaaaatggaaaaaaaaaccccatgacttgttttttgtgttatttgaaaGTCATGTGcttatatttataataattactgctaaaatgttttgttaacTTGCACCCTACCCTTTGTAATCATTTCAATGTTGCAACTGACATCAATAAACTAACTATAATTTGTATTGCTGTGTTCTATGTTACATAGCTGGGCAGTCT is a window encoding:
- the LOC124066700 gene encoding UDP-glucuronosyltransferase-like gives rise to the protein MRSGVWFPTLGLVAWLCCLSLGPVQGGKVLVLPVDGSHWLSMKILVKELRNRGHEMLVLVPESSLLIKGSESYKTEIYQVPYTNAELDKSFSELRDGVFVKNPEITDLFVNVQRLIDFTSLQVKGCKSLLDNQSLMSRLREEKFDLVLTDPFLPCGPILAHIFSIPAVYFLRGLPCELDIKANQCPTPPSYVPVFFSGNTDVMTFPQRVKNMVTSFVESYLCKIIYANFDDLAISYLGDDMTYKNLISQGAFWLLRYDFSFEWPKPVMPNMAFIGGINCAKKAPLPADLQEFVDGSGEDGFIVFTLGSMVATMPEEKAKQFFDAFRQMPQRVVWRYTGKPPTDAPKNVRLMKWLPQNDLLAHPKAKVFITHGGTHGIYEGICNAVPMLMFPLFGDQGDNVNRMTARGVAEKLSIFDVTTEQLLAALNKIIHDKSYKEKIVKLSQIHLDRPVQPLDLAVFWTEFVMRHKGAAHLRVAAHDLNWIQYHCLDVIGFLAFILLTVLWVMLKCCLFCTRKCLKKGTAKKKKE